A genomic region of Xyrauchen texanus isolate HMW12.3.18 chromosome 29, RBS_HiC_50CHRs, whole genome shotgun sequence contains the following coding sequences:
- the LOC127622672 gene encoding forkhead box protein F1, translating into MTAEVPQPSVQTPAHSSPISEKPHGQTPVMETSSSSITKTKKTNAGIRRPEKPPYSYIALIVMAIQSAPTKRLTLSEIYQFLQSRFPFFRGSYQGWKNSVRHNLSLNECFIKLPKGLGRPGKGHYWTIDPASEFMFEEGSFRRRPRGFRRKCQALKPSMYSMMNGLGFNHIPESYNFQGAGGGLSCPPNSLSLESGIGMMNGHLASNMEGMGLAGHSMSHISASSGHSYMGSCTGSSGSEYPHHDNCASPLLTSGGVMEPHPVYSSTASAWPPAPSVSLNNGASYIKQQPLSPCNPGANSLQPSLPTHSLEQSYLQQNGHGTTDLQGISRYHPQSPSMCDRKEFVFSFNAMASSAMHSPGSSSYYHHQQVSYQDIKPCVM; encoded by the exons aTGACGGCTGAAGTGCCGCAGCCCTCCGTGCAGACCCCTGCCCACAGCAGCCCCATTTCGGAGAAACCGCACGGACAGACGCCTGTGATGGAGACCTCTTCCTCATCCATCACCAAAACCAAAAAGACGAACGCTGGAATCCGTCGCCCTGAAAAACCTCCGTACTCTTACATCGCGCTTATCGTCATGGCCATCCAGAGCGCACCAACCAAACGACTCACTCTGAGCGAAATCTACCAGTTCCTTCAGAGTCGCTTCCCGTTTTTCCGAGGCTCGTATCAAGGCTGGAAAAACTCGGTGCGTCACAATTTGTCTCTGAACGAGTGCTTTATTAAGCTGCCCAAGGGTTTGGGGAGACCCGGAAAGGGTCATTACTGGACCATCGACCCGGCCAGTGAGTTCATGTTTGAAGAAGGATCATTCCGCAGGAGGCCGCGGGGATTCAGGCGCAAATGTCAAGCGCTAAAACCCTCAATGTACAGCATGATGAACGGGCTGGGATTCAATCACATACCCGAGTCATATAACTTTCAGGGGGCCGGTGGAGGCCTGTCTTGTCCTCCAAACAGTTTATCTTTGGAGAGCGGGATTGGGATGATGAATGGACATTTGGCCAGCAATATGGAAGGAATGGGCTTGGCAGGACACTCCATGTCACATATATCAGCGAGCAGTGGACATTCCTACATGGGGAGTTGCACAGGATCCTCGGGGAGCGAGTACCCCCACCACGACAATTGCGCATCGCCGCTTCTCACCAGCGGAGGAGTTATGGAGCCCCATCCCGTATACTCAAGCACGGCTTCGGCCTGGCCTCCAGCGCCTTCCGTTTCTCTCAACAACGGGGCGTCTTACATTAAACAGCAGCCGCTTTCTCCGTGCAACCCCGGTGCCAACTCACTGCAGCCTAGTTTACCCACACACTCTCTGGAACAGTCCTACCTGCAGCAGAACGGTCATGGCACCACCGACCTTCAAG GTATTTCCCGCTATCATCCCCAGTCTCCCAGCATGTGTGACAGGAAAGAGTTTGTCTTCTCTTTTAACGCCATGGCCTCTTCAGCGATGCATTCACCAGGGAGCAGCTCATACTACCACCACCAGCAGGTCTCCTATCAGGATATCAAACCCTGTGTTATGTGA